A genomic stretch from Cydia amplana chromosome 1, ilCydAmpl1.1, whole genome shotgun sequence includes:
- the LOC134647526 gene encoding neuronal synaptobrevin-like isoform X2: MAAPEGPPGMPPTEPQTGPDGEIIGGPRNMQQVAAQRRLQQTQAQVDEVVDIMKTNVEKVLERDSKLSELDDRADALQYGASQFEQQAKSLKNKFWLQNLKMMIIMGVIGIVIIGLLFVRYRGTPTMTGAPAGISGIASNITMSANTIH, translated from the exons gGCTGCTCCAGAAGGCCCCCCTGGCATGCCGCCGACGGAGCCGCAGACGGGCCCCGACGGGGAGATCATCGGCGGCCCGCGGAACATGCAGCAGGTGGCCGCGCAGCGTAGGCTTCAGCAGACGCAGGCGCAAGTTGACGAG GTGGTGGACATTATGAAAACCAACGTCGAAAAGGTCCTGGAAAGAGACTCGAAGTTATCAGAGCTAGATGACAGAGCTG ATGCACTCCAGTACGGTGCGTCGCAGTTTGAACAACAGGCCAAGAGCTTAAAGAACAAATTCTGGCTTCAAAACCTAAAG ATGATGATAATAATGGGAGTGATTGGAATCGTCATAATAGGCCTGCTGTTTG TTCGATACCGTGGCACCCCGACTATGACTGGCGCCCCGGCGGGTATATCGGGCATAGCCAGCAATATCACTATGTCCGCTAACACTATTCATT GA
- the LOC134647526 gene encoding neuronal synaptobrevin-like isoform X3 — protein MAAPEGPPGMPPTEPQTGPDGEIIGGPRNMQQVAAQRRLQQTQAQVDEVVDIMKTNVEKVLERDSKLSELDDRADALQYGASQFEQQAKSLKNKFWLQNLKMMIIMGVIGIVIIGLLFGDNIKQMFG, from the exons gGCTGCTCCAGAAGGCCCCCCTGGCATGCCGCCGACGGAGCCGCAGACGGGCCCCGACGGGGAGATCATCGGCGGCCCGCGGAACATGCAGCAGGTGGCCGCGCAGCGTAGGCTTCAGCAGACGCAGGCGCAAGTTGACGAG GTGGTGGACATTATGAAAACCAACGTCGAAAAGGTCCTGGAAAGAGACTCGAAGTTATCAGAGCTAGATGACAGAGCTG ATGCACTCCAGTACGGTGCGTCGCAGTTTGAACAACAGGCCAAGAGCTTAAAGAACAAATTCTGGCTTCAAAACCTAAAG ATGATGATAATAATGGGAGTGATTGGAATCGTCATAATAGGCCTGCTGTTTG GTGATAACATTAAACAAATGTTTGGTTAG
- the LOC134647526 gene encoding neuronal synaptobrevin-like isoform X1 has product MAAPEGPPGMPPTEPQTGPDGEIIGGPRNMQQVAAQRRLQQTQAQVDEVVDIMKTNVEKVLERDSKLSELDDRADALQYGASQFEQQAKSLKNKFWLQNLKMMIIMGVIGIVIIGLLFVRYRGTPTMTGAPAGISGIASNITMSANTIHCE; this is encoded by the exons gGCTGCTCCAGAAGGCCCCCCTGGCATGCCGCCGACGGAGCCGCAGACGGGCCCCGACGGGGAGATCATCGGCGGCCCGCGGAACATGCAGCAGGTGGCCGCGCAGCGTAGGCTTCAGCAGACGCAGGCGCAAGTTGACGAG GTGGTGGACATTATGAAAACCAACGTCGAAAAGGTCCTGGAAAGAGACTCGAAGTTATCAGAGCTAGATGACAGAGCTG ATGCACTCCAGTACGGTGCGTCGCAGTTTGAACAACAGGCCAAGAGCTTAAAGAACAAATTCTGGCTTCAAAACCTAAAG ATGATGATAATAATGGGAGTGATTGGAATCGTCATAATAGGCCTGCTGTTTG TTCGATACCGTGGCACCCCGACTATGACTGGCGCCCCGGCGGGTATATCGGGCATAGCCAGCAATATCACTATGTCCGCTAACACTATTCATTGTGAGTAA